A genomic region of Methanothermobacter thermautotrophicus str. Delta H contains the following coding sequences:
- a CDS encoding 50S ribosomal protein L24e: MRVCSFCHEEIEPGTGKMYVKRDGTIYFFCSSKCEKNMIKLGRVPRKVKWVKK, from the coding sequence ATGAGAGTCTGTTCATTCTGCCATGAAGAAATAGAGCCAGGCACCGGCAAGATGTACGTCAAAAGGGACGGTACAATCTATTTCTTCTGCAGCAGCAAATGCGAGAAAAACATGATAAAACTGGGAAGGGTTCCAAGAAAAGTTAAATGGGTCAAAAAATGA
- the ndk gene encoding nucleoside-diphosphate kinase → MMEKSFVMLKPDAVKRRLAGRIIARFEDRGLKIVAFKMLQIPEDLAMEHYQEHREKPFFRDLVDYITSAPVIAMVIEGKDCISLIRKMVGATNPAEADLGTIRGDFALETGRNIIHASDSPESAEREIKLFFDESEICSYEMPDREMIYEE, encoded by the coding sequence ATGATGGAAAAAAGCTTTGTAATGTTAAAACCTGACGCAGTAAAAAGGCGCCTCGCAGGAAGGATAATAGCCAGGTTCGAGGACAGGGGACTCAAGATAGTCGCCTTTAAGATGCTGCAGATCCCGGAAGACCTTGCAATGGAGCACTACCAGGAACACAGGGAAAAGCCCTTCTTCAGGGACCTGGTGGACTACATAACATCAGCACCTGTCATTGCAATGGTCATTGAGGGTAAGGACTGCATATCCCTCATAAGGAAGATGGTTGGCGCAACCAACCCTGCAGAGGCAGACCTCGGGACAATCAGGGGAGACTTCGCCCTTGAAACAGGTAGAAACATAATACACGCTTCAGATTCTCCAGAATCAGCCGAAAGGGAGATTAAACTTTTCTTTGATGAATCGGAAATTTGCAGTTACGAGATGCCTGATAGAGAAATGATATACGAGGAATAA
- the infB gene encoding translation initiation factor IF-2: MKIRSPIVSVLGHVDHGKTTLLDHIRGSAVASREAGGITQHIGATEIPMDVIEGICGDFLKKFSIRETLPGLFFIDTPGHEAFTTLRKRGGALADLAILIVDINEGFKPQTQEALNILRMYRTPFVVAANKIDRIHGWRVHEGRPFMETFSKQDIQVQQKLDTKVYELVGKLHEEGFESERFDRVTDFASQVSIIPISAITGEGIPELLTMLMGLAQQYLREQLKIEEDSPARGTILEVKEETGLGMTIDAVIYDGILRKDDTIAMMTSKDVISTRIRSLLKPRPLEEMRESRKKFQKVDEVVAAAGIKIVAPGIDDVMAGSPLRVVTDPEKVREEILSEIEDIKIDTDEAGVVVKADTLGSLEAVVKILRDMYVPIKVADIGDVSRRDVVNAGIALQEDRVYGAIIAFNVKVIPSAAQELKNSDIKLFQGNVIYRLMEEYEEWVRGIEEEKKKKWMEAIIKPASIRLIPKLVFRQSKPAIGGVEVLTGVIRQGYPLMNDDGETVGTVESMQDKGENLKSASRGQKVAMAIKDAVYGKTIHEGDTLYVDIPENHYHILKEQLSGDLTDEELDLMDKIAEIKRKKNPDWGMKAPF, translated from the coding sequence ATGAAGATCAGATCACCCATCGTCTCAGTACTCGGACACGTGGATCACGGGAAAACCACACTTCTTGACCATATAAGGGGCAGCGCAGTTGCCTCAAGGGAGGCAGGTGGTATAACCCAGCACATAGGGGCCACAGAGATACCCATGGATGTCATTGAGGGGATCTGCGGAGACTTCCTCAAAAAATTCTCGATCAGGGAAACACTACCAGGACTCTTCTTCATTGATACACCAGGACATGAGGCGTTCACAACCCTCAGAAAACGTGGAGGGGCCCTTGCGGATCTTGCAATACTCATAGTCGATATAAATGAGGGATTCAAGCCCCAGACACAGGAGGCCCTCAACATCCTCAGGATGTACAGGACACCCTTCGTGGTGGCTGCAAACAAGATAGACAGGATCCATGGATGGAGGGTCCACGAGGGACGCCCCTTCATGGAGACCTTCAGCAAACAGGACATCCAGGTCCAGCAGAAACTGGACACAAAGGTCTATGAACTTGTGGGCAAACTCCATGAGGAGGGCTTTGAATCAGAGAGATTCGACAGGGTCACAGACTTCGCCTCACAGGTCAGCATAATACCCATAAGTGCCATAACAGGCGAGGGTATACCTGAACTCCTCACAATGCTCATGGGACTGGCACAGCAGTACCTCAGGGAGCAGCTCAAAATCGAGGAGGATTCCCCTGCCAGGGGCACCATCCTGGAGGTCAAGGAGGAGACAGGCCTCGGCATGACCATAGACGCTGTAATATATGATGGAATACTCAGAAAGGACGACACCATAGCCATGATGACATCAAAGGATGTCATATCCACCAGGATAAGATCACTCCTCAAACCAAGGCCCCTCGAGGAGATGAGGGAATCCAGGAAGAAGTTCCAGAAGGTCGATGAGGTCGTTGCAGCAGCCGGTATAAAGATCGTGGCACCGGGCATCGATGACGTCATGGCCGGCTCACCCCTCAGGGTTGTAACAGACCCCGAGAAGGTGAGGGAGGAGATACTCAGCGAAATCGAGGACATCAAGATAGACACCGATGAGGCAGGCGTCGTTGTGAAGGCAGACACCCTCGGATCACTGGAGGCGGTGGTCAAGATCCTCAGGGACATGTATGTCCCCATAAAGGTGGCAGACATAGGTGACGTCTCAAGGAGGGACGTGGTGAATGCAGGTATAGCCCTCCAGGAGGACAGGGTCTATGGGGCCATAATAGCCTTCAATGTTAAGGTGATACCCTCAGCAGCCCAGGAACTCAAAAACTCAGACATAAAGCTCTTCCAGGGCAACGTCATCTACAGGCTCATGGAGGAATATGAGGAATGGGTCAGGGGCATTGAGGAAGAGAAGAAAAAGAAATGGATGGAAGCCATCATAAAACCTGCAAGCATAAGACTCATACCCAAACTGGTCTTCAGACAGAGCAAGCCAGCCATTGGAGGAGTTGAGGTCCTCACAGGCGTCATCAGGCAGGGCTACCCCCTCATGAATGATGATGGGGAGACGGTGGGTACCGTGGAGAGCATGCAGGACAAGGGTGAAAACCTCAAATCAGCATCACGCGGCCAGAAGGTTGCAATGGCCATAAAGGATGCTGTTTATGGTAAGACGATCCATGAGGGAGATACACTCTACGTTGACATACCCGAAAACCACTACCACATCCTTAAAGAACAGCTCTCAGGGGATCTGACAGACGAGGAACTTGATCTCATGGATAAGATAGCTGAAATCAAGAGGAAGAAGAATCCTGACTGGGGAATGAAGGCACCATTTTAA
- a CDS encoding 30S ribosomal protein S6e: protein MAFKVVISDKEKSVQMEVDPSESRGLIGLTIGDEFDGSIIGLSGYKLKITGGSDKNGFPMKKTVPGARRIRSLVSGGVGYKPRRDGERRRKTFRGNTISDDIVQINTVVIEKGEKPLEELLGADEE, encoded by the coding sequence TTGGCATTTAAGGTTGTGATTTCAGACAAGGAGAAGAGCGTCCAGATGGAGGTCGACCCATCAGAGTCCAGGGGCCTCATTGGCCTCACCATAGGCGACGAATTCGATGGATCAATAATAGGCCTCAGCGGATACAAACTGAAGATCACAGGTGGAAGCGATAAGAACGGTTTCCCGATGAAGAAGACAGTGCCAGGTGCAAGGAGGATAAGGAGCCTTGTATCAGGCGGTGTGGGCTATAAACCCAGACGCGATGGCGAGAGAAGAAGAAAAACCTTCAGGGGAAACACAATATCTGATGACATAGTCCAGATAAACACCGTTGTCATTGAGAAGGGTGAGAAACCACTCGAAGAACTCCTTGGCGCCGATGAGGAATAA
- the eif2g gene encoding translation initiation factor IF-2 subunit gamma produces MKNQSEINIGLVGHVDHGKTTLTKALSGVWTDTHSEETKRGISIRLGYADITFRKCPQCEAPMCYTTAEICERCGTETELLRKVSFVDAPGHETLMATMLSGAALMDGAILVIAANEPCPQPQTKEHLMALDVIGVKDVIVVQNKIDIVSKERALESYREIKEFVKGTCAEDAPIIPVSAQQGANIDILIETIEERIKTPKRDVDKPARMYVARSFDINKPGADPEHLAGGVIGGSLVQGRLRVGDEIEIRPGIQVKKDGKQTWMSLHSTITGLVAGGEEMEEVGPGGLVGVGTLLDPALTKADSLSGSVAGEPGTLPPVRHSFTMETHLLERVVGTKEETKVEPIKTGEPLMINVGTTTTVGVVKSARADDADVVLKLPACAEEGQRIALSRRVGARWRLIGYGIIK; encoded by the coding sequence GTGAAAAATCAATCCGAAATAAACATTGGTCTTGTGGGGCACGTGGACCATGGTAAAACAACCCTTACAAAGGCACTTTCAGGTGTCTGGACCGACACACACAGTGAGGAAACCAAGAGGGGCATCTCCATACGTCTGGGCTATGCCGACATAACCTTCAGGAAGTGCCCGCAGTGCGAAGCCCCAATGTGCTATACAACGGCAGAGATATGTGAGAGGTGCGGCACAGAGACAGAGCTCCTCAGGAAGGTTTCCTTTGTGGATGCCCCGGGCCATGAAACCCTCATGGCTACCATGCTCTCTGGAGCAGCCCTCATGGACGGCGCCATACTCGTGATAGCTGCAAACGAACCATGCCCCCAGCCCCAGACAAAGGAGCACCTCATGGCCCTTGATGTTATAGGGGTGAAGGATGTCATCGTCGTCCAGAACAAGATAGATATCGTTTCGAAGGAGAGGGCGCTTGAAAGCTACAGGGAGATCAAGGAGTTCGTGAAGGGTACCTGCGCTGAGGATGCACCTATAATACCGGTATCTGCTCAACAGGGCGCCAACATTGATATCCTCATTGAAACCATTGAGGAGAGAATCAAAACCCCCAAGAGGGACGTTGATAAACCTGCCAGGATGTACGTGGCCAGGTCCTTTGACATAAACAAACCTGGCGCAGACCCCGAACACCTCGCAGGAGGAGTTATAGGGGGCTCACTGGTCCAGGGCAGGCTCAGGGTTGGAGACGAGATAGAGATAAGACCGGGCATACAGGTCAAAAAGGACGGTAAGCAGACCTGGATGAGTCTGCACTCCACAATCACGGGCCTGGTGGCCGGTGGAGAGGAGATGGAAGAAGTTGGACCCGGCGGACTCGTGGGTGTCGGGACACTCCTGGATCCAGCCCTCACCAAGGCGGACTCACTTTCAGGGTCAGTTGCCGGGGAACCAGGCACACTGCCACCTGTAAGGCACTCATTCACCATGGAGACACACCTCCTGGAGAGGGTTGTCGGTACCAAGGAGGAGACCAAGGTCGAACCCATAAAGACAGGGGAACCCCTGATGATAAACGTCGGTACCACAACCACGGTGGGTGTTGTCAAATCTGCCAGGGCAGATGATGCCGACGTGGTCCTCAAACTCCCTGCATGCGCAGAGGAGGGTCAGAGGATAGCCCTCTCCAGGCGTGTCGGTGCAAGATGGAGGCTGATAGGATATGGTATCATCAAATAG
- a CDS encoding PIN domain-containing protein: MIPYQFRVDIVSELRRLFPKNDLLVPSFVIGELEGIKRHSGGDARIAASVGLALAKKPPFRIFEEKLLEGETVDDALLRISDVLCTSDRELRRRARSKGIPVVYLRQKRYLGVDGHILE, translated from the coding sequence ATGATACCCTACCAGTTCCGGGTCGACATCGTATCCGAGCTCCGGAGACTCTTCCCAAAAAACGACCTTCTTGTCCCATCCTTCGTCATAGGGGAACTTGAAGGCATAAAGAGACATTCAGGCGGTGATGCGAGGATAGCCGCGTCCGTTGGACTCGCACTCGCAAAGAAACCCCCCTTCAGGATTTTTGAGGAGAAACTCCTTGAAGGTGAAACCGTTGACGACGCGCTTCTCCGGATCTCAGATGTCCTCTGCACCAGCGACCGGGAACTCAGAAGAAGGGCAAGGTCGAAGGGAATACCTGTTGTCTACCTGAGACAGAAAAGATATCTTGGAGTGGATGGGCATATATTGGAGTAG
- a CDS encoding inorganic diphosphatase — MNLWKDIEPGPSVPEVVYAVVEIPKGSRNKYEYHKDLQAFALDRVLYSAVFYPAEYGIIPRTLYDDGDPMDILVLMDEPTFPGCIIESRPIGLLRMIDGGDQDDKILAVPVADPHFADVKDISDIPEHNLKEIANFFETYKKLEGKKTETLGWEGAEKAFEAVNHSIELYRKKYME; from the coding sequence ATGAATCTGTGGAAGGATATTGAACCGGGACCATCAGTACCCGAGGTTGTCTATGCGGTTGTTGAAATACCAAAGGGTTCAAGGAACAAGTACGAATACCACAAGGACCTTCAGGCATTCGCCCTTGACAGGGTACTCTACTCAGCAGTATTCTACCCTGCAGAGTACGGTATAATACCAAGGACACTCTACGATGACGGAGACCCCATGGACATCCTCGTACTCATGGATGAACCAACATTCCCGGGCTGCATCATAGAATCAAGACCCATAGGCCTTTTAAGGATGATCGATGGTGGTGACCAGGACGACAAGATCCTGGCGGTGCCTGTGGCAGACCCGCACTTCGCCGATGTAAAGGACATCTCAGACATACCAGAGCACAACCTTAAGGAGATAGCAAACTTCTTTGAAACCTACAAGAAACTTGAAGGTAAAAAAACAGAGACACTCGGATGGGAGGGTGCTGAAAAGGCATTTGAAGCAGTCAACCACTCCATAGAACTCTACAGGAAAAAATATATGGAGTAA
- the rpoE gene encoding DNA-directed RNA polymerase: MYYVTKIVDTVRIPPDRFEEPLEEVAVEVLNETYVGRMDKNLGQLITVKEIEDIGIGKVIMGDGAAYHEVTFTALFFKPELHEIVEGEVIEIAEFGAFVRIGPVDGLVHVSQVTDDYITYDPKKGSLTGKESGRRLDEGDLVRARIVALSLKGRREGVKVGLTMRQPGLGKFEWIEEEKRKSKK, from the coding sequence TTGTATTATGTAACAAAGATTGTTGATACCGTCAGAATACCTCCAGACCGCTTTGAAGAGCCACTGGAGGAGGTCGCCGTCGAGGTTCTAAACGAGACCTACGTTGGAAGGATGGATAAGAACCTCGGGCAGCTGATAACCGTCAAAGAGATAGAGGATATAGGGATAGGAAAGGTTATAATGGGTGACGGTGCCGCCTACCATGAGGTGACCTTCACAGCCCTCTTCTTCAAACCTGAACTACATGAAATCGTTGAGGGTGAGGTTATAGAGATAGCAGAGTTCGGAGCCTTCGTGCGCATAGGTCCGGTGGATGGCCTGGTGCACGTTTCACAGGTAACCGACGACTACATAACCTACGACCCCAAGAAGGGCTCCCTCACAGGTAAGGAGTCAGGCAGACGCCTCGACGAGGGCGACCTTGTAAGGGCAAGGATAGTCGCACTCAGCCTCAAGGGCCGAAGAGAGGGCGTAAAGGTGGGCCTCACCATGAGGCAGCCCGGCCTTGGAAAATTCGAATGGATTGAAGAAGAGAAGAGGAAGAGTAAAAAATGA
- the spt4 gene encoding transcription elongation factor subunit Spt4 translates to MTEKACTRCKRITSDERCPVCNVPASTNWSGLLIIIDPDKSDIARELNITLPGEYALRVR, encoded by the coding sequence ATGACTGAGAAGGCATGCACAAGGTGTAAGAGAATCACCAGTGACGAAAGATGCCCGGTCTGCAATGTCCCGGCATCCACCAACTGGAGCGGACTCCTCATAATAATAGATCCGGATAAATCAGATATAGCCAGGGAGCTCAACATAACACTGCCTGGTGAATACGCGCTGAGGGTCAGATAG
- a CDS encoding GTP-dependent dephospho-CoA kinase family protein, whose amino-acid sequence MYILPEELRAELKRPLGELHRSFSDVDVGNSFLITVGDVTTRNALEHGLKPDVSIIDNRIQRRDSDHEFRDTATILRSRNPPGTVTESLWKSIEEAIEGATERGERFMIVVDGEEDLAVLPSILLAPPDTVILYGQPDEGVVLVRASETSSKAEELMKKFEEA is encoded by the coding sequence GTGTACATACTGCCGGAGGAACTGAGGGCGGAGCTCAAAAGGCCACTTGGAGAGCTCCACAGGTCATTCAGTGACGTTGATGTGGGGAACTCATTCCTCATAACGGTTGGTGACGTCACAACCCGCAATGCACTGGAGCATGGCCTTAAACCCGATGTCAGCATAATAGATAACAGGATCCAGAGAAGGGACTCTGACCATGAATTCAGGGACACAGCAACCATTCTCAGATCCAGGAACCCGCCAGGCACAGTAACAGAGAGCCTCTGGAAATCCATCGAAGAGGCCATAGAGGGCGCCACAGAGAGAGGAGAGCGCTTCATGATAGTTGTTGACGGTGAGGAGGACCTTGCCGTTTTACCATCAATACTTCTCGCCCCACCTGACACAGTGATTCTTTACGGACAGCCAGATGAGGGCGTTGTGCTGGTGAGGGCCAGTGAAACATCCAGTAAGGCTGAAGAACTCATGAAAAAATTTGAGGAGGCATAA
- a CDS encoding 30S ribosomal protein S24e yields the protein MEINIIEEKENPLLNRKEIRFECLYEGESTPKVLEVKNKLVAMLDADKDLLVVDKIDQGFGEPRATGYAKIYESAEKLTEIEPEHVIKKNTEASEEEEEE from the coding sequence ATGGAGATTAACATAATCGAGGAAAAGGAAAACCCACTCTTAAACAGGAAGGAGATAAGGTTTGAATGCTTATACGAGGGCGAATCAACCCCAAAGGTCCTTGAAGTTAAGAACAAACTCGTTGCAATGCTTGACGCTGATAAGGATCTTCTCGTGGTTGACAAAATTGACCAGGGTTTCGGTGAGCCAAGGGCGACCGGCTATGCCAAGATTTATGAGTCAGCTGAGAAACTCACCGAGATAGAACCCGAACACGTGATAAAGAAGAACACTGAGGCATCAGAGGAAGAGGAGGAGGAATAG
- a CDS encoding 30S ribosomal protein S27ae, with product MKKFELYEVKDGKLVRKNPFCVRCSNGVFMADHGDRYACGKCGYTEWKNRE from the coding sequence ATGAAGAAATTTGAGCTCTACGAGGTCAAGGACGGTAAACTCGTCAGGAAGAACCCCTTCTGTGTCAGGTGCTCAAACGGTGTCTTCATGGCAGACCATGGGGACAGGTACGCCTGCGGTAAATGCGGATACACCGAATGGAAAAACAGGGAATAG
- the argH gene encoding argininosuccinate lyase, producing MNLRAGRLNSGMEDEAAEFTSSLTFDHHIFEADIECNMAHTRMLAHEGIIPEEVAAKIIDALESLREEGIEALDMDPSVEDIHMAVENYVTARIGEEAGFMHTGKSRNDQVATDLRLALRERIRTISRELLDFIDSISDLALDHTETVMVGYTHLQHAQPTTLGHHLMAYASSLRRDYERLQDTLKRVDQNPLGSAAMTTTSFPINRELTTRLLGFSDYMKNSMDAVSARDFIAETVFDLSMLAVNLSRISEEMILWSTHEFGIVEIPDEFSSTSSIMPQKKNPDVAEIARAKTSTVQGELVTILGIMKALPYTYNRDLQEVTPHLWRAVDTVLSMIRVVRGMLLGIRVNRNRALELAGANFATATDLADIIVRERGIPFRVAHRIVGRLVTRAIEDGLAPGDVDSVYLDEVSLEVTGRKLELDPELVEKALDPLENVRMRRIPGGPAPEMVRVAVEEMKSFIESERK from the coding sequence TTGAACCTGAGGGCTGGCAGATTGAATAGCGGGATGGAGGATGAGGCCGCGGAGTTCACATCATCCCTCACATTTGATCACCACATATTTGAGGCCGACATTGAGTGTAACATGGCACATACACGCATGCTGGCCCATGAGGGCATAATCCCTGAGGAAGTGGCCGCTAAAATCATAGATGCCCTTGAAAGCCTCAGGGAGGAGGGTATAGAGGCCCTTGACATGGACCCATCGGTGGAGGATATCCATATGGCCGTTGAGAACTATGTAACGGCCAGGATCGGAGAGGAAGCAGGGTTCATGCACACAGGCAAATCCAGGAACGATCAGGTCGCAACCGATCTCAGACTGGCCCTCAGGGAGAGGATAAGGACAATAAGCCGTGAACTCCTTGATTTTATTGACAGTATCTCAGACCTTGCCCTCGATCACACCGAAACCGTCATGGTGGGCTACACCCACCTTCAGCATGCCCAGCCAACAACCCTAGGCCACCACCTCATGGCCTACGCCAGCTCCCTCAGGAGGGACTATGAGAGGCTCCAGGATACCCTTAAGAGGGTTGACCAGAACCCCCTGGGATCCGCTGCCATGACAACAACCAGCTTCCCCATAAACAGGGAACTCACGACCCGGCTCCTCGGGTTCTCAGATTACATGAAAAATTCCATGGACGCCGTCAGTGCAAGGGACTTCATAGCAGAGACGGTATTCGACCTCTCAATGCTGGCAGTGAACCTCAGCAGGATCTCAGAGGAGATGATACTCTGGAGCACCCACGAGTTTGGTATCGTGGAGATACCTGATGAATTCTCATCAACATCATCCATCATGCCCCAGAAGAAGAACCCTGATGTGGCTGAGATAGCCCGTGCAAAGACATCCACCGTCCAGGGAGAACTTGTAACCATCCTTGGAATCATGAAGGCACTCCCCTACACCTACAACAGGGACCTGCAGGAGGTAACACCCCACCTCTGGAGGGCCGTCGACACGGTACTCTCAATGATCAGGGTTGTCAGGGGAATGCTCCTCGGCATCAGGGTTAACAGGAACCGGGCCCTTGAACTTGCAGGTGCCAACTTCGCAACAGCCACAGACCTTGCAGACATCATAGTACGTGAGCGGGGGATACCCTTCAGGGTGGCCCACAGGATAGTGGGAAGGCTTGTTACAAGGGCCATTGAGGACGGCCTCGCACCCGGTGACGTGGATTCAGTTTACCTTGACGAGGTCAGCCTGGAGGTCACCGGACGGAAACTTGAACTTGACCCTGAACTTGTTGAGAAGGCCCTTGATCCCCTTGAGAACGTCAGGATGAGGAGGATACCTGGAGGACCCGCCCCTGAGATGGTCAGGGTTGCGGTTGAGGAGATGAAGTCCTTCATTGAATCTGAGAGGAAATGA
- a CDS encoding DUF3096 domain-containing protein yields the protein MESENENRIVGLLAVLIGILMIIYPQLVGYLVGIFLIIYGVLKIFG from the coding sequence ATGGAATCTGAAAACGAAAACAGAATAGTGGGACTTCTTGCAGTGCTGATAGGTATACTGATGATAATCTACCCCCAGCTGGTTGGCTACCTCGTTGGCATCTTCCTCATAATCTACGGGGTACTCAAGATATTTGGCTGA
- a CDS encoding ATPase, with translation MDADELAGMIRDIRKDIGHGDADIRIVDVVLDEKRDSLLIVAPDRSDKSAIIGKGGWVAGRLREKLGVGRVHVEAETDIIIRRHRVGLALERISELEGSFRVLKILEEALKMRMEYPSGLEFLLELSRSGADGPEVAVALSGGVDSSFSLIAAVKLGLRPFALTVDPGTIILPGHIRRSLEELCSLLGVRHEYIGAELGDIQSGALDGRFHPCGRCSGLIESTVMDKIRNMEIDTVIFGDLLSTGYQSVNVDDGILRVNLPALFAASKQEVRSVASLHGVRSSMNFGCPLLGEVHRRHPHLRRYSIQRVLRETRAGVLEPGEALDLIWSICSP, from the coding sequence ATGGATGCAGATGAACTTGCAGGGATGATAAGGGATATCAGGAAGGATATAGGGCATGGAGATGCAGATATACGCATAGTGGATGTTGTCCTCGATGAGAAGAGAGACAGCCTCCTGATCGTTGCACCTGACCGCTCTGACAAGTCGGCCATAATAGGTAAGGGCGGCTGGGTGGCCGGTAGGCTGAGGGAGAAACTGGGAGTAGGGAGGGTCCATGTTGAAGCAGAGACCGACATCATCATAAGGAGACACAGGGTCGGCCTTGCCCTTGAGAGGATCAGTGAACTTGAAGGATCCTTCAGGGTCCTGAAAATACTTGAGGAAGCCCTTAAAATGCGCATGGAGTATCCATCAGGCCTTGAATTTCTCCTTGAGCTTTCCAGATCAGGTGCCGATGGTCCCGAGGTGGCTGTGGCACTATCGGGTGGGGTGGACAGTTCATTCTCCCTCATAGCCGCGGTTAAACTTGGACTGAGACCCTTCGCCCTCACAGTTGACCCCGGCACCATAATACTGCCAGGTCACATCAGGAGGTCTCTTGAGGAACTCTGCAGCCTCCTCGGTGTGAGACACGAGTACATAGGTGCAGAGCTGGGCGATATCCAGAGCGGGGCCCTCGATGGGAGGTTCCACCCATGTGGGCGCTGTTCAGGACTGATTGAGAGTACTGTTATGGATAAAATAAGAAATATGGAAATTGACACCGTAATATTCGGTGACCTTCTCTCCACTGGCTATCAGTCGGTCAATGTGGACGATGGCATTCTTAGGGTCAATCTGCCGGCCCTCTTCGCGGCTTCAAAGCAGGAGGTTAGATCAGTGGCATCTCTTCATGGTGTGAGATCCTCAATGAACTTCGGCTGTCCACTACTGGGGGAGGTTCACCGCAGGCACCCCCATCTCAGGCGCTACTCCATACAGAGGGTCCTGCGGGAGACAAGGGCAGGTGTCCTTGAACCGGGCGAGGCCCTTGACCTCATCTGGAGCATCTGCAGTCCCTGA
- a CDS encoding YbhB/YbcL family Raf kinase inhibitor-like protein — protein MNLKTHAFNDRGRIPSRYTCDGENISPPLSWDGVPGEAKSLALICDDPDAPSKVWTHWVIFNIPPDSTGLEENVPDAGRLPDGSVQGYNDSGTLGYRGPCPPSGVHRYFFRLYALDTVLDLEPGASKEDVLEAMEGHVLGEAKLIGLYRRG, from the coding sequence ATGAACCTCAAGACCCATGCATTCAATGACCGTGGAAGGATACCCTCAAGGTACACCTGCGATGGCGAAAACATTTCCCCGCCCCTATCCTGGGATGGGGTTCCAGGGGAGGCCAAATCCCTTGCACTGATATGTGACGACCCGGATGCACCCTCAAAGGTCTGGACCCACTGGGTCATATTCAACATTCCCCCGGACTCCACCGGCCTGGAGGAGAATGTCCCGGATGCTGGAAGGCTCCCTGATGGTTCAGTCCAGGGCTACAATGATTCAGGGACCCTCGGATACAGGGGGCCGTGCCCGCCTTCAGGTGTTCACAGGTACTTCTTCAGGTTATACGCCCTTGACACCGTCCTTGACCTGGAGCCCGGGGCCAGTAAGGAGGATGTCCTGGAGGCCATGGAGGGCCATGTGCTGGGTGAGGCGAAGCTCATAGGGCTCTACCGGCGTGGTTAA